The proteins below are encoded in one region of Sminthopsis crassicaudata isolate SCR6 chromosome 1, ASM4859323v1, whole genome shotgun sequence:
- the PLAG1 gene encoding zinc finger protein PLAG1 isoform X1, with protein sequence MATVIPGDLSEVRDTQKVPSGKRKRGETKPRKNFPCQLCDKAFNSVEKLKVHSYSHTGERPYKCTQQDCTKAFVSKYKLLRHMATHSPEKTHKCNYCEKMFHRKDHLKNHLHTHNPNKEAFKCEECGKNYNTKLGFKRHLALHAATSGDLTCKVCLQTFESTGVLLEHLKTHAGKSSGGVKEKKHQCEHCDRRFYTRKDVRRHMVVHTGRKDFLCQYCAQRFGRKDHLTRHMKKSHNQELLKVKTEPMDLLDPFTCNVSVPIKDELLPVMSLPSSELTSKPFTNTLQLNLYNTQIQSMQSSGPAHQMVTTSLPLGMTCPIDMESVHPSHHLSLKYPLSSTSYAISMPEKEQPLKGEIESYLMELQSGMPSSSQDSQASSSKLGLEPQVGPLDDGSGELALSKSSISISEPLNTSSLDFSQLFNFIPVNGPPYNPSVSVGNLGLSYSQEETHSSLAQLPPQTQDPQDPANSIGLGSLHSLSAAFTSSLSTTTTLPRFHQAFQ encoded by the exons ATGGCCACTGTCATTCCTGGTGATTTGTCAGAAGTAAGAGATACCCAGAAAGTCCCTTCAGGGAAACGTAAGCGTGGTGAAACCAAACCAAGAAAAAACTTTCCTTGCCAACTGTGTGACAAGGCCTTTAACAGTGTTGAGAAATTAAAGGTTCATTCATACTCTCACACAGGAGAGAGGCCCTACAAGTGCACGCAACAAGACTGCACCAAGGCCTTTGTTTCTAAGTACAAATTACTAAG GCATATGGCTACTCATTCTCCTGAGAAAACCCACAAGTGTAATTATTGTGAGAAAATGTTTCACCGAAAAGATCATCTAAAGAATCACCTACATACACACAACCCCAACAAAGAGGCGTTTAAGTGTGAAGAATGTGGCAAGAACTACAATACCAAGCTTGGGTTTAAACGTCACTTGGCCTTGCATGCTGCAACAAGTGGTGACCTTACCTGTAAGGTATGTTTGCAGACTTTTGAAAGCACAGGGGTACTTTTGGAGCACCTCAAAACTCATGCAGGCAAATCTTCTGGTggggtgaaagaaaaaaagcaccaGTGTGAACACTGTGATCGCCGTTTCTATACCCGCAAGGACGTCCGTAGACATATGGTTGTGCACACTGGAAGAAAGGACTTCCTTTGTCAATACTGTGCACAAAGATTTGGACGGAAAGATCATTTAACTCgtcatatgaaaaaaagtcaCAATCAAGAACTTTTGAAGGTCAAAACAGAACCCATGGACCTTCTAGATCCCTTTACCTGCAATGTTTCTGTGCCTATAAAAGACGAGCTGCTTCCAGTGATGTCTTTACCTTCCAGTGAACTAACATCAAAGCCATTTACAAACACTTTACAGTTAAATCTTTATAATACACAAATTCAATCCATGCAGAGTTCTGGACCAGCACATCAAATGGTCACCACATCATTACCTTTGGGCATGACATGCCCAATTGATATGGAATCTGTTCACCCTTCCCACCATCTATCTTTGAAATATCCACTCAGTTCTACCTCATATGCAATTTCTATGCCTGAAAAAGAACAGCCATTAAAAGGGGAAATTGAGAGTTACTTAATGGAGTTACAAAGTGGTATGCCTTCCTCATCCCAGGATTCCCAAGCATCTTCATCCAAACTAGGCTTAGAGCCTCAAGTAGGACCCCTAGATGATGGATCTGGGGAACTGGCCTTATCCAAAAGCTCCATTTCCATTAGTGAACCTCTAAACACATCATCTTTGGATTTTTCCCAGTTGTTCAATTTCATACCTGTCAATGGCCCACCCTATAATCCTTCTGTATCGGTGGGGAATCTTGGACTGAGCTATTCCCAAGAGGAGACACATTCTTCTTTGGCTCAGCTTCCACCACAGACCCAGGATCCTCAAGATCCTGCAAACAGTATAGGCCTCGGTTCTCTGCACTCCCTGTCAGCAGCCTTCACCAGCAGCCTAAGCACAACCACCACCCTCCCGCGCTTTCACCAAGCTTTCCAATAG
- the PLAG1 gene encoding zinc finger protein PLAG1 isoform X2 produces MATHSPEKTHKCNYCEKMFHRKDHLKNHLHTHNPNKEAFKCEECGKNYNTKLGFKRHLALHAATSGDLTCKVCLQTFESTGVLLEHLKTHAGKSSGGVKEKKHQCEHCDRRFYTRKDVRRHMVVHTGRKDFLCQYCAQRFGRKDHLTRHMKKSHNQELLKVKTEPMDLLDPFTCNVSVPIKDELLPVMSLPSSELTSKPFTNTLQLNLYNTQIQSMQSSGPAHQMVTTSLPLGMTCPIDMESVHPSHHLSLKYPLSSTSYAISMPEKEQPLKGEIESYLMELQSGMPSSSQDSQASSSKLGLEPQVGPLDDGSGELALSKSSISISEPLNTSSLDFSQLFNFIPVNGPPYNPSVSVGNLGLSYSQEETHSSLAQLPPQTQDPQDPANSIGLGSLHSLSAAFTSSLSTTTTLPRFHQAFQ; encoded by the coding sequence ATGGCTACTCATTCTCCTGAGAAAACCCACAAGTGTAATTATTGTGAGAAAATGTTTCACCGAAAAGATCATCTAAAGAATCACCTACATACACACAACCCCAACAAAGAGGCGTTTAAGTGTGAAGAATGTGGCAAGAACTACAATACCAAGCTTGGGTTTAAACGTCACTTGGCCTTGCATGCTGCAACAAGTGGTGACCTTACCTGTAAGGTATGTTTGCAGACTTTTGAAAGCACAGGGGTACTTTTGGAGCACCTCAAAACTCATGCAGGCAAATCTTCTGGTggggtgaaagaaaaaaagcaccaGTGTGAACACTGTGATCGCCGTTTCTATACCCGCAAGGACGTCCGTAGACATATGGTTGTGCACACTGGAAGAAAGGACTTCCTTTGTCAATACTGTGCACAAAGATTTGGACGGAAAGATCATTTAACTCgtcatatgaaaaaaagtcaCAATCAAGAACTTTTGAAGGTCAAAACAGAACCCATGGACCTTCTAGATCCCTTTACCTGCAATGTTTCTGTGCCTATAAAAGACGAGCTGCTTCCAGTGATGTCTTTACCTTCCAGTGAACTAACATCAAAGCCATTTACAAACACTTTACAGTTAAATCTTTATAATACACAAATTCAATCCATGCAGAGTTCTGGACCAGCACATCAAATGGTCACCACATCATTACCTTTGGGCATGACATGCCCAATTGATATGGAATCTGTTCACCCTTCCCACCATCTATCTTTGAAATATCCACTCAGTTCTACCTCATATGCAATTTCTATGCCTGAAAAAGAACAGCCATTAAAAGGGGAAATTGAGAGTTACTTAATGGAGTTACAAAGTGGTATGCCTTCCTCATCCCAGGATTCCCAAGCATCTTCATCCAAACTAGGCTTAGAGCCTCAAGTAGGACCCCTAGATGATGGATCTGGGGAACTGGCCTTATCCAAAAGCTCCATTTCCATTAGTGAACCTCTAAACACATCATCTTTGGATTTTTCCCAGTTGTTCAATTTCATACCTGTCAATGGCCCACCCTATAATCCTTCTGTATCGGTGGGGAATCTTGGACTGAGCTATTCCCAAGAGGAGACACATTCTTCTTTGGCTCAGCTTCCACCACAGACCCAGGATCCTCAAGATCCTGCAAACAGTATAGGCCTCGGTTCTCTGCACTCCCTGTCAGCAGCCTTCACCAGCAGCCTAAGCACAACCACCACCCTCCCGCGCTTTCACCAAGCTTTCCAATAG